Proteins encoded in a region of the Novibacillus thermophilus genome:
- a CDS encoding NUDIX hydrolase produces the protein MKEISAGGVVYRKEGDRLELLMIEDRYGKWTLPKGKQEAGEEVEETALREIREETGLRGRIVRPLMTVNYQYDDPEGEQSTKTCITFLCSAPQEMPPLNLKKSAGWSGWRRKKCENGSSNTGTLTMTRCWSVRYNWWNTSERSCGDDGTVFSLHHRSYAVKTGRHFGSD, from the coding sequence GTGAAGGAGATTTCAGCGGGCGGAGTTGTGTACAGAAAAGAAGGCGACCGCCTGGAATTGCTCATGATTGAGGACCGGTATGGCAAGTGGACGCTGCCTAAAGGCAAGCAGGAAGCCGGAGAAGAGGTAGAAGAGACGGCACTAAGAGAAATACGGGAAGAAACTGGGCTCCGTGGGCGCATCGTCCGCCCTTTGATGACGGTAAACTATCAGTATGACGACCCGGAGGGGGAACAGTCGACAAAGACGTGCATTACTTTCTTGTGCAGTGCACCGCAAGAGATGCCACCCCTCAACTTGAAGAAATCTGCCGGCTGGAGTGGCTGGCGCCGGAAGAAGTGCGAGAACGGCAGCAGCAATACGGGTACCCTAACAATGACGCGGTGCTGGAGCGTGCGCTACAACTGGTGGAACACCAGTGAAAGGAGCTGCGGAGATGACGGAACCGTCTTTAGCCTCCATCATCGATCATACGCTGTTAAAACCGGACGCCACTTCGGATCAGATTGA
- the deoC gene encoding deoxyribose-phosphate aldolase, translating to MTEPSLASIIDHTLLKPDATSDQIDTLCHEALTYQFASVCVNPVWVAQCAERLRGSRVRVCTVVGFPLGATTTAVKATETEDAVQNGAAEIDVVLNIGWLKSGFFERVAADITEVVRAAGTSVPVKVILETGLLTDEEKKTACRISREAGAAFVKTSTGFAGSGATVRDIRLMREAVGPRMGVKASGGIRDYDTAIAMVHAGASRIGSSSSVAIIRQK from the coding sequence ATGACGGAACCGTCTTTAGCCTCCATCATCGATCATACGCTGTTAAAACCGGACGCCACTTCGGATCAGATTGACACCCTCTGTCATGAAGCCCTCACTTACCAATTTGCTTCAGTCTGCGTCAACCCGGTGTGGGTGGCCCAGTGCGCCGAGCGGCTGCGAGGGTCGAGAGTCCGCGTGTGTACCGTCGTCGGCTTTCCCCTCGGTGCCACAACGACTGCAGTCAAAGCGACCGAAACGGAGGACGCGGTCCAAAACGGGGCGGCAGAGATTGACGTAGTCCTCAACATCGGGTGGCTGAAGTCCGGTTTCTTTGAGCGAGTGGCAGCTGACATTACCGAAGTGGTACGGGCAGCGGGTACGAGTGTCCCGGTGAAAGTGATCCTCGAAACGGGGTTATTGACAGATGAAGAAAAGAAAACGGCGTGTCGAATCAGTCGAGAAGCGGGGGCAGCTTTTGTGAAAACTTCAACTGGATTTGCCGGCAGCGGAGCGACCGTTCGGGACATTCGCTTAATGCGTGAGGCGGTCGGTCCCCGGATGGGGGTCAAAGCTTCTGGAGGAATTCGCGATTACGACACGGCTATCGCGATGGTGCACGCCGGTGCTTCGCGTATCGGTTCTAGTTCGAGTGTGGCGATTATCAGGCAAAAGTAA
- a CDS encoding Na/Pi cotransporter family protein, translating to MREFVIPLATGLAIFLFGMQVLRIGLHALTGERMRYWLHQFTQTPFISFMTGLISTAVLQSSSAVTVLAIGLVNSGALHFSRCIGLILGTNLGTCITTELLAFSVEDYTVTLLLAGALCWLMPSHILRFTGLALGGLGCIFLGMQTMESVARSFDQLGMLEFFSAYDSVGWGVVTWTLLTAIIQSSSAAVALLMGLYSVKAVSLTFALAAVLGSNVGTCITAWIASVGGNRTGKQVAMAHLLINVAGLVAFYPLITWLSDWIALTGLSRHAQIAHFQTGFNLVSALALLPFCSFIARVVRFLIPDR from the coding sequence ATGCGGGAATTCGTCATTCCGCTGGCCACTGGTCTCGCTATTTTCCTTTTCGGTATGCAGGTCCTCCGAATCGGCTTACATGCGCTAACGGGAGAGCGCATGCGGTACTGGCTGCATCAGTTTACCCAAACGCCATTCATCAGTTTTATGACGGGCCTAATCTCGACCGCGGTTCTCCAGAGCAGCAGTGCCGTCACAGTGCTGGCCATCGGTTTAGTCAACAGCGGAGCGCTGCACTTTTCGCGCTGCATCGGCCTCATCCTCGGGACGAATCTCGGAACGTGCATCACGACGGAGCTGCTCGCTTTTTCCGTTGAAGATTACACGGTGACGCTCTTGTTAGCCGGAGCCCTCTGTTGGCTCATGCCGTCTCACATATTGCGCTTCACCGGCCTCGCGCTAGGTGGGCTGGGGTGTATATTCCTCGGAATGCAGACGATGGAAAGCGTTGCACGATCATTTGATCAACTGGGAATGTTGGAGTTTTTCTCCGCCTATGACAGTGTCGGCTGGGGAGTTGTGACGTGGACGCTGTTGACCGCGATCATCCAGAGCAGCAGCGCAGCTGTGGCGCTGTTGATGGGATTGTACAGCGTCAAGGCCGTTTCCTTGACGTTTGCATTGGCAGCCGTACTCGGCAGCAACGTCGGCACATGCATTACGGCCTGGATAGCCTCCGTCGGCGGCAATCGAACGGGAAAACAAGTGGCCATGGCCCACCTGTTGATCAATGTCGCTGGCCTCGTCGCGTTTTATCCATTGATCACGTGGTTAAGCGATTGGATAGCCTTGACAGGCCTTTCTCGCCACGCTCAAATCGCCCACTTTCAGACGGGCTTCAACCTCGTAAGTGCCCTCGCACTCCTTCCCTTTTGTAGTTTTATTGCGCGTGTGGTCCGATTTTTAATTCCTGACCGTTAA
- a CDS encoding CotH kinase family protein: protein MHTLPHYDIFVSPHHLAILNQNVWREETVPAYIDYGKGPRPIQLKYRGAHSRFYDKKSFYIKMNEREWHLNADAVDPSHIRSKWSFDLFAALSVLSPKAAHVTVSLNGQLLGIYTLLESVDRKFLARRRLPGGDVYYAVDNRANFSIALSGSGKKLKHALTEGYELKERISPLPWRSLARFVWELNTLPDLRLASWLKTYVDVPYYLRWLAGIVLTGNLDGFIHNYALYRDLRRGKWRIIPWDYDGTWGRDCYGKRADASQVPLFGYNRLTERVLSVPPFRRHYLKLMAALLDGYFTPKHMMQHALSLMSRVRPAVSNAAGGRREIVQRFDAEADVFRSYIIQRRQFLKRELSKQMSIG, encoded by the coding sequence GTGCACACACTTCCGCACTACGACATCTTCGTTTCTCCTCATCATCTGGCTATATTAAATCAAAATGTTTGGAGAGAAGAGACAGTACCGGCGTACATCGACTATGGCAAAGGCCCGAGACCAATTCAGTTAAAATACCGGGGTGCCCACTCGCGGTTTTATGACAAAAAGTCGTTTTACATCAAAATGAACGAACGTGAATGGCATTTAAATGCAGATGCCGTCGACCCGTCTCACATTCGCAGCAAATGGTCATTCGACTTGTTTGCTGCTTTATCTGTCCTTTCACCAAAAGCGGCGCACGTGACCGTATCGTTAAATGGACAACTGCTGGGAATATACACATTGCTGGAATCGGTCGATCGCAAGTTTTTAGCCCGCCGCCGTCTTCCGGGCGGTGATGTGTACTACGCCGTCGACAACAGAGCAAATTTCAGTATTGCGTTGAGTGGCAGTGGAAAAAAACTGAAACATGCGTTGACGGAAGGCTATGAGTTGAAGGAAAGGATCAGTCCACTTCCTTGGCGGTCGTTAGCCCGCTTTGTTTGGGAACTCAATACACTGCCAGATTTGCGGTTAGCGTCTTGGCTCAAGACGTACGTAGACGTGCCTTATTACTTGCGTTGGCTGGCAGGTATCGTGCTCACAGGCAATTTGGACGGATTTATCCACAATTACGCGTTATACCGGGACTTAAGGCGGGGAAAATGGCGGATCATACCGTGGGACTACGACGGCACGTGGGGAAGGGACTGTTACGGCAAACGTGCAGATGCTTCCCAAGTCCCGCTGTTCGGGTACAATCGCCTGACGGAACGGGTGCTGTCAGTTCCACCCTTCCGGCGCCACTATTTGAAACTCATGGCCGCCTTACTAGACGGTTACTTTACGCCCAAGCACATGATGCAGCACGCTCTCTCGCTCATGTCGAGAGTCCGTCCAGCCGTTAGCAACGCAGCGGGCGGCAGAAGGGAGATCGTTCAGCGCTTTGATGCCGAAGCTGACGTGTTCCGCTCTTACATCATCCAACGTCGTCAATTTTTAAAACGCGAACTGTCAAAACAGATGTCAATAGGATAG
- a CDS encoding histidine triad nucleotide-binding protein, giving the protein MFVSDCVFCKIVSGELPSQKVYEDDRVLAFEDISPAAPVHVLIIPKKHIPSIMHLKEEDLPLIQDIHRVGQQVADQLGVSQKGFRLVNNCGEDGGQTVDHLHYHLLGGRHLSWPPG; this is encoded by the coding sequence ATGTTTGTGAGTGATTGTGTATTTTGCAAAATCGTGTCCGGAGAGCTGCCGAGTCAAAAGGTGTACGAGGACGACCGAGTGCTCGCCTTTGAAGACATTTCACCTGCCGCACCTGTCCATGTCTTGATTATTCCAAAGAAACACATTCCATCGATTATGCACCTGAAGGAAGAAGACCTTCCGCTCATTCAAGACATTCACCGGGTGGGGCAACAGGTGGCAGATCAATTAGGCGTCTCCCAAAAAGGCTTCCGCCTGGTGAACAACTGTGGCGAAGACGGTGGGCAGACCGTCGATCACCTTCACTACCACTTGCTGGGAGGACGTCACCTCAGTTGGCCGCCGGGTTAA
- the rpsU gene encoding 30S ribosomal protein S21, giving the protein MAETRVRKNESLDSALRRFKRSCAKSGVMSEVRKRKYYEKPSVKRKKKSEAARKRKF; this is encoded by the coding sequence ATGGCTGAGACACGAGTTCGTAAAAATGAGTCGCTCGACAGCGCCCTTCGCCGCTTCAAAAGATCTTGTGCCAAGTCCGGGGTTATGTCAGAAGTGAGAAAGCGCAAATACTACGAAAAACCGAGTGTCAAGCGGAAGAAGAAATCGGAAGCGGCGCGCAAGCGCAAGTTTTAG
- a CDS encoding GatB/YqeY domain-containing protein yields the protein MSLSERLVQDMKAAMKAKDKDTLSVIRTVRASIKNREIERGSELSDEDITDVLSRELKQRNDSLQEFKKAGREDLVTKTEREITVLKCYLPEPLSEEALRKLVKETVKEVGANTRADMGKVMSALMPNVKGRADGKLVNRLVQEELTK from the coding sequence TTGTCTCTTTCGGAACGTCTCGTACAGGACATGAAGGCGGCGATGAAGGCAAAAGATAAAGATACGCTGAGTGTCATTCGCACTGTTCGCGCTTCGATCAAGAACAGAGAAATTGAACGCGGAAGTGAATTGAGCGACGAGGACATTACGGACGTGCTCTCCCGCGAATTAAAACAGCGTAACGATTCCCTCCAAGAATTTAAAAAAGCTGGAAGAGAAGATTTGGTAACTAAAACGGAACGGGAGATCACCGTTTTAAAATGTTATCTGCCGGAACCGTTGAGTGAGGAAGCTTTGCGCAAGCTGGTAAAAGAAACGGTGAAGGAAGTCGGTGCCAACACGAGAGCGGATATGGGGAAAGTGATGTCCGCCTTGATGCCGAACGTAAAGGGCAGGGCGGACGGAAAGCTCGTTAACCGCCTTGTTCAAGAAGAACTGACGAAATAA
- a CDS encoding NfeD family protein yields the protein MKRFNGVNVYPVGGDNMGKARLWTCLCLVIFSGTVMLGQAQSQGEGKTGLVYWIPLNQTIEQGLTAYLERTFSEAEEAAADAIVVEMDTLGGEVNAALDIGKLIGHSDIPVSMYIKGEAISAGAYIALNADTIFMTPSSAIGAAEPRLITGETADPKTVAFWASNMRAAAEANGRDPDIAEAMVDRNIAIEGLTERGELVSLSANEAVEYGMADNIVQNQQDVLDEIGYPKASVVEMDMTPAERLARILTSPYVVPILFLIGLIGIGIELFTPGFGFPGVLGLLAFGLYFFGHFIAGFAGVETVALLVAGIVLILLELFVPGGILGVLGFIALITGIIMAAFDAMFGIVSLMIAMVVSAVILVLSARYFGTRGTWRKLTLTDRQQNEAGYVSSRSYKELEGKRGMSVTPLRPSGIMMLDGKRYDVVSEGAFVAANQPVVVVQVEGSRIVVRPSGETVQFHHNES from the coding sequence GTGAAACGTTTTAACGGGGTGAACGTATACCCTGTTGGGGGTGACAACATGGGGAAAGCGCGGCTGTGGACATGTCTGTGTCTCGTCATTTTTTCAGGGACCGTAATGCTGGGACAAGCTCAATCGCAAGGCGAAGGAAAGACTGGTTTGGTCTACTGGATTCCTCTTAACCAAACGATTGAACAAGGTTTGACAGCTTACTTAGAAAGGACGTTCTCTGAAGCGGAGGAAGCGGCGGCTGACGCGATTGTCGTTGAAATGGACACCCTCGGCGGTGAAGTGAACGCCGCTTTAGACATCGGAAAGCTGATCGGACATTCTGACATACCCGTCTCGATGTATATCAAAGGAGAGGCCATTTCAGCGGGAGCTTACATAGCGTTAAACGCCGACACAATCTTCATGACGCCGTCGAGTGCCATTGGCGCGGCAGAACCGCGCCTCATAACCGGTGAAACGGCAGATCCGAAGACAGTCGCGTTTTGGGCATCCAACATGCGTGCGGCCGCAGAGGCCAACGGGCGAGATCCCGACATCGCTGAAGCAATGGTTGACCGGAATATCGCGATTGAAGGGTTGACGGAAAGAGGAGAGTTGGTCAGCCTCTCAGCCAACGAGGCAGTGGAGTACGGAATGGCCGACAACATTGTCCAAAATCAACAGGACGTGCTGGACGAGATCGGGTATCCTAAAGCCAGTGTTGTGGAGATGGACATGACTCCCGCCGAGCGGCTGGCGCGAATTCTGACCAGCCCGTATGTCGTGCCAATCCTTTTCCTCATAGGATTAATCGGGATCGGGATCGAACTGTTTACGCCCGGCTTCGGATTTCCTGGCGTCCTCGGTCTGTTGGCGTTCGGGTTGTACTTTTTCGGTCATTTTATTGCCGGCTTTGCCGGTGTCGAAACAGTCGCTCTTTTGGTCGCCGGGATTGTCCTCATTTTGCTCGAGCTGTTTGTCCCCGGCGGCATACTAGGCGTCCTCGGGTTTATCGCGCTCATTACAGGTATCATCATGGCCGCTTTCGATGCGATGTTTGGGATCGTCTCGCTCATGATCGCCATGGTGGTGTCTGCGGTCATTCTCGTGCTGTCTGCGAGGTACTTCGGCACGCGGGGGACGTGGCGCAAACTCACCCTCACTGACCGACAGCAAAACGAAGCAGGGTACGTCTCTTCCCGCTCCTATAAGGAGTTGGAAGGGAAGAGGGGCATGTCTGTCACACCGCTGCGTCCTTCCGGCATCATGATGTTAGACGGAAAACGGTACGACGTTGTCAGCGAAGGGGCGTTTGTCGCTGCCAACCAACCGGTGGTGGTCGTTCAGGTAGAGGGATCCCGCATCGTCGTTCGACCGTCAGGCGAAACGGTACAATTTCACCACAACGAATCATAG
- the floA gene encoding flotillin-like protein FloA (flotillin-like protein involved in membrane lipid rafts), with amino-acid sequence MGSSLLVVLFFGALAIIALGILFTFVPVMLWISALASGVRVGIFTLVGMRLRRIVPSRIINPLIKAYKAGLDITINQLETHYLAGGNVDRVVDALVAAQRANIDLMFSRAAAIDLAGRDVLEAVQMSVNPKVIETPKVSAVAKDGIEVIVKARVTVRANIDRLVGGAGEETIIARVGEGIVTTNGSAESHKDVLENPDLISNTVLEKGLDSGTAFEILSIDIADVDVGKNIGAKLQTDQAEADKQIAQAKAEERRAMAVAKEQEMKARVEEMRAKVVEAEALVPEAMAEALRSGKLGVMDYYNMQNIMADTDMREAIGRGDNSDNGEDNGQIT; translated from the coding sequence ATGGGTTCAAGTTTGCTCGTCGTTCTCTTTTTTGGAGCCCTCGCTATTATCGCGTTGGGCATCTTGTTCACGTTTGTCCCCGTCATGTTGTGGATTTCAGCCCTCGCGTCGGGTGTTCGGGTGGGCATCTTTACACTGGTCGGGATGCGTTTGCGTCGGATTGTGCCGTCGCGTATCATTAACCCGCTCATTAAAGCCTACAAGGCAGGACTGGACATTACCATCAACCAATTGGAAACGCACTACTTGGCGGGCGGCAACGTCGACCGCGTCGTCGACGCCCTCGTCGCTGCCCAGCGGGCGAACATTGACCTTATGTTTTCCCGTGCGGCAGCCATTGACCTGGCAGGCCGAGATGTTCTGGAAGCCGTGCAGATGAGCGTCAATCCGAAAGTGATTGAAACTCCGAAGGTGTCAGCAGTGGCGAAGGACGGCATCGAAGTCATCGTCAAAGCGAGGGTGACCGTGCGTGCGAACATTGACCGATTGGTCGGAGGAGCCGGCGAAGAGACGATTATTGCCCGTGTCGGCGAGGGAATCGTCACGACAAACGGTTCCGCGGAGTCGCATAAAGACGTGTTGGAAAATCCGGACCTGATCTCAAACACGGTGCTGGAAAAAGGGCTGGATTCTGGGACGGCGTTTGAAATTTTGTCCATAGACATAGCAGATGTCGATGTCGGGAAAAATATCGGAGCCAAACTGCAAACAGACCAGGCCGAAGCGGACAAACAAATTGCACAAGCAAAAGCGGAAGAGCGCCGTGCCATGGCGGTCGCCAAAGAGCAGGAGATGAAAGCTCGCGTCGAAGAAATGCGGGCGAAAGTCGTTGAAGCTGAAGCCCTTGTACCAGAAGCGATGGCTGAAGCGCTGCGCTCCGGAAAACTCGGTGTCATGGATTATTACAACATGCAAAACATCATGGCGGACACAGATATGCGGGAAGCGATCGGCCGTGGGGACAACAGCGACAACGGGGAAGACAACGGTCAAATAACTTGA
- a CDS encoding alpha/beta-type small acid-soluble spore protein: MPRSTNRLLVPGAEQVIEQFKVEIASEFGVHLGAESTSRANGSVGGEMTKRLVQQAEQQQSGS; the protein is encoded by the coding sequence ATGCCGCGCAGTACGAACCGGTTGTTAGTGCCGGGTGCGGAGCAAGTCATTGAACAATTTAAGGTCGAGATAGCGTCCGAATTCGGTGTCCACCTCGGGGCAGAGAGTACGTCTCGGGCGAACGGCTCTGTCGGAGGGGAGATGACGAAACGGCTAGTCCAACAGGCTGAACAACAACAAAGTGGGTCATAA
- the yqfC gene encoding sporulation protein YqfC — protein MRSFRRKVRQLTSELFDLPQDVALNVPRMTLVGSVQLYVENHRGVSHFSDRALHVKINNGELRILGEQLKIRAIYPEEVLIEGRITSLSFKETGQGM, from the coding sequence ATGCGCTCGTTTAGACGTAAAGTGCGTCAGTTGACATCGGAACTGTTCGATCTTCCACAAGACGTCGCGTTAAACGTTCCCAGAATGACGTTGGTCGGTTCCGTACAGCTGTACGTTGAAAACCACCGCGGCGTGTCACACTTCTCCGATCGCGCTTTACACGTGAAAATCAATAACGGCGAATTGAGAATTTTGGGAGAACAGCTCAAAATTCGTGCCATTTATCCTGAAGAAGTGTTAATCGAGGGGCGAATCACGAGCCTTTCGTTTAAAGAGACGGGACAAGGAATGTAA